The DNA region GGCCGAAGCGGGCAAGGATGTGTACAGCGAAAAGCCCTGCGGCATCACGATCGGCGATTGCCAAAAACTGGCCGACACGTTCGCGCGGACCGGGCGAGTCTTTCAAGCCGGCACGCAGCGGCGGAGCGTTCCCAATTTCCGCCGGGCCGTCGAGATGGCTCACGATGGAACGTTGGGATCGTTGCAAAAATTGGAAGCGACGGTGTACGTCCCGACGCTCGATAACAATTGGTTGCCCGCGCAACCGACGCCCGATCCAGCGATCTGTGATTGGAACCTGTGGCTGGGACCGGCGCGATGGAGACCCTACAACGAAAAATACGTGCAAGGCCGCTGGCGTGGTTATTACGACTTCGATTCCGGCGCGCGACTGCTCGATTGGGGCGCCCACACATTGGACCTATGCCAATGGGCCAACCAAGCCGACGACACGATGCCGGTCACTTACCAAGCAAGTGAGAACAACATCACGTGTACCTATGCCAACGGTGTTCCCTTGATCCTGGATTTCCTTCCCGATCCGTTCGGTGACCGCGGCCCCCGCTGGATCACGCGTCTGGGAACGTGTCCCGTTCGATTCACGGGCAGCAACGGTTCGGTCGAAACAGGCGACAGTGGTGAGATCGTGGTCAGCTCTGAGGACTTGGCCAGGAACATGACACAGGACAAGCAAGTCCGCGGATTGGATGTCACCGCGCATGCCAGAAACTTCTTCGACTGTG from Rubripirellula tenax includes:
- a CDS encoding Gfo/Idh/MocA family protein — translated: MSQRRQFLTTAAAITAAPYLVSAKAFAQSDAPAPSDKITLGVIGIGPRCTYDLTAMLKLGDVQCVAIADVQQSRRDAGKKLVDDHYGNQDCKLYRDFRELLARDDIDAVIVATGDRWHAAASMLAAEAGKDVYSEKPCGITIGDCQKLADTFARTGRVFQAGTQRRSVPNFRRAVEMAHDGTLGSLQKLEATVYVPTLDNNWLPAQPTPDPAICDWNLWLGPARWRPYNEKYVQGRWRGYYDFDSGARLLDWGAHTLDLCQWANQADDTMPVTYQASENNITCTYANGVPLILDFLPDPFGDRGPRWITRLGTCPVRFTGSNGSVETGDSGEIVVSSEDLARNMTQDKQVRGLDVTAHARNFFDCVKDRSQTVCNPTVMRRSHIACHAAALAWMLGRKLTLDPATETFVNDDEANRLRHRPSREWS